One segment of Falco rusticolus isolate bFalRus1 chromosome 3, bFalRus1.pri, whole genome shotgun sequence DNA contains the following:
- the LOC119144463 gene encoding aurora kinase A and ninein-interacting protein has protein sequence MKRRRRGGEAQQAGACDVWLDTGELKQSASQSLLAKPKVFNRILERKYTSVAFTQTRASQPRTKQTTISTFFSTLTDEKDKENSRPSPFIPNKDCKEKGISSAASPVKILALPQMEEAQKQSFRVEETVQVTPQHRAQKAPDLPTPSPDSLVPHAESPGESEASCGAGEDFCSCSFTQDSEGNRVIAHRNESDLFAGEMVSVSGGITSDCGINKSEGELHPGKAKTSLDSQPRLGANQNKKPQQSSSVNSLIDFTETENINPTIMRGGTWAAGFYSSPRRPARAQPLRERSQNSWAEEGWGSEAGLGRPCGQLFTQDSEGNRVIAHHCQNIPSPCKDKGSSRRQLPDSPCKGCSSDAAKSLNKLGEQQLDECYDLLFTQDSEGNRVIKHW, from the exons ATGAAGCGCAGGCGCAGGGGCGGCGAGGCCCAGCAGGCCGGAGCGTGCGATGTCTGGCTGGACACCGGCGAGCTGAAGCAGAGCGCGTCGCAG TCTCTCCTAGCCAAGCCAAAAGTATTTAATCGGAttctggaaaggaaatacaCCTCAGTCGCTTTCACACAGACAAGAGCCTCTCAGCCACGCACCAAGCAAACCACCATCTCCACCTTCTTCAGCACTCTGACAG atgaaaaagacaaagaaaactcCAGGCCATCTCCTTTCATCCCAAATAAagactgtaaagaaaaaggtatttcttcAGCTGCCTCCCCTGTGAAGATCTTGGCTTTGCCGCAGATGGAGGAAGCCCAGAAACAATCCTTCAGAGTCGAGGAGACGGTGCAGGTTACACCCCAGCATCGTGCACAGAAAGCGCCGGACTTGCCAACTCCTTCACCAGACTCCTTGGTGCCCCACGCAGAGTCCCCCGGCGAGAGCGAAGCCTcctgtggggcaggagaggacttctgctcctgcagcttcaCCCAGGATTCAGAGGGCAACCGGGTCATTGCTCACAGAAATGAGTCTGATTTATTTGCTGGAGAAATGGTTTCAGTAAGTGGTGGCATAACTTCAGACTGTGGGATAAACAAAAGCGAGGGCGAGCTGCACCCAGGGAAGGCCAAGACCAGCCTTGATTCCCAACCGAGACTCGGTGCAAACCAGAATAAGAAACCACAGCAATCAAGTAGTGTTAATTCTTTAATTGATTTCACTGAGACTGAGAATATAAATCCTACTATAATGAGAGGCGGCACCTGGGCTGCTGGCTTTTATTCATCCCCACGAAGACCGGCCAGAGCACAGCCTCTGAGAGAGCGCAGCCAGAACAGTTGGGCCGAGGAGGGATGGGGCAGTGAggcggggctgggcaggcccTGCGGGCAGCTGTTCACCCAGGATTCGGAGGGGAACAGAGTGATTGCTCACCACTGCCAGAACATCCCGTCCCCTTGCAAGGACAAAGGCAGCTCccgcaggcagctgcctgacTCCCCCTGCAAGGGCTGTTCCAGCGACGCTGCAAAGAGCTTGAACAAACTGGGTGAGCAACAGTTAGATGAGTGCTATGATTTACTGTTCACGCAGGATTCGGAAGGGAACAGAGTGATTAAGCACTGGTAA